The following DNA comes from Anastrepha obliqua isolate idAnaObli1 chromosome 1, idAnaObli1_1.0, whole genome shotgun sequence.
ATCAAAGACATATGaggtaaatatgtacacatatacacgAAATTGCGCTGACTTACTCGTAAGCATTGTCCATCAAACCACCATTGCAGGCCGAATCAGTAGTGTCGCAATCAAGCAATTCTTGCTCAGAGTATTCCTCCAATTTGCCCGTCTTCACCGCATGCAATCCCTCCACATTACCCGTCACACTGAAGGCCCAGCACGAACCGCACATACCTTGATTCTTCACTTTCGAAATAACACCCTTCTCTCGCCAATCGAATTCCTTCGGCAACTCCACATCGGGAATCACAGCTGGTGCATTCTTGCTTGGCTTATCCTCGGAGCGTTGCCACAGGCCGGTACGTTGTTTGTATTCGGTGCTAGTCAAGTCAGCAAATTCTGTAATGCCGTACTTGGCGCTACctgcaagaaaaaaatacgcAAGGGggaaaaacaatcacaaaacaTGAAAGCAGAGTGAATAGgaggaaatgaaatatttgatagCGCACGTTTGTAGCAACGGAAGTAAAACTTTTGCTTCCCACTcatgtgcatacacacacacacatgtaaatatgtgcCTACGAGTGTGCCCACCCACAATCAAAGACATATGGCATGCACTTACCCATCTCTTTGCTATTCAAATCGTGTATAGtttgcaaattttgtttgaaaattctcaAGCGCATTTGACGCTCCATTGCGGTGTGATAGCGACGATTGTACTTAATTTGGAATTTGCTGAACAAATGTTCGGTTTTGTCCAAGCTATGATGATTGCGTTTCTTGTGTGTCTTCTTCTCCAAATGCTCGACAGAACGACTATGGCGACGTTTCACCAACTCCTTATTGGGGCACTTAAAAGTCACCTCAATGCCATTGGGCAGCCATGGCTTTGCGAAGATTTTGATATTACAACGTATTGCGACATCGTTCTCATCAATGAGTTCAGCATCAATTTTGGTCAAAGTGCCCGAAACGATTTGTGTGGTGGCGgaataaattttcgaaatccTAAAATATAAAGGGATTAAATATAAGTTcgaacatacaaatatacatgcatgcatatattgaCTTTAGCAGTTCTGCTTTTTATGTATTAATAAATCATTGCATTGCATGGACAAATTTAATACTTTCATTAATTGTGTATTAACATACGTGTGTCCGTATGCTACAGATTTGGAAGATTTAATTCAATCTAGATAACGTATAACAAAAATCAGTAATGTAATGTTTTGTTTAAAGTAAAAAGTGCTAAGCCGATTAATGCAATTTTTCCAAATGTCTACAGATATGCTTATTTACTGCTGTGTATGGGTAGGAAGACGTACCTGTAATTGGGGCCATCATCCCCGGCAGCTAATTTATCGAGTGAAGCCTGTAGACGTTGCTCAGCATCCTTGTTCTCCAACTTGCTAACACCACCAGGTACATTGTAACTACGCTTGGCACGAGCATGGATCTGTGCAAGAGAAAAATACAGAATAGTTagcaaaaattttgtgaaaaataactTGCATAAATATTAGGAAAAGGTGTTCATTCATAGATTCCACAAGATAGTCGGGTCTACGCTACCagaacgacccagatttatcCTTCTGCTCAATTAATCAAGCCAGCAACATTTTAAACAgttttaactgtatttattttacttatttattcttttaaatttttttgttttatgaaagtTTAGCTCATTGCCGAGTATACAATCATATTGCCCTCTTATCCTTCCCACTTATTTGATGGATATTCTtggacattgttttttttttgttggattaTAAAATTCCAGTTAGTGTTGCACTAATAAATTgatcaataaaatttcaaaattagtattctgaatttttagaatatttttgggtacacagttttataataaataaatagtattcgttgtttttcatcatttttttctttgacggttttagcatttgcattgactttttaaaaatccggtatattttttaaacaaagctttaaagtttcaaacacATTAATTTCAACTcaaaacatgtacatatatatgtatatacaattggcgcgtacacccttttagggTGTAGCCGActacgaatggcagatatttttttatgaagaacttttttatggcagaaataccctcggaggtttgccattacctctcgaggagcgaccgctattagaaaaatttttttcttcagtttggtgtttcatcgatattcgaacttacgttcaatctgtgaattccgaatggtagtcacgcaccaacccattcggctacggcggctcaaaacatacatatactcaaCTTATAAAGGGTAATCGGATTGGAGGTaccttttccaatagggtttttttgacagatcacgcgtgactactgtcaaactaaatacataatttttttcagcattcaTCGACATTTCATCATAGAAAGACTTACACcccaacaacgtttacaaatcacacaattttattacgaaaatcgacgctttgtgaaaagtgttcatcgcgagctcaggccaacttatggtgtacagcgacgaggcacattttcagcttaatggatacgtcaataagcaaaattgccgtatttgggctgaagaacaacccgaagccattcaagaacagccattacattcattgaaaacgaccgtttggtgcggcttatgggctGAACTATTCgtcggcccatattttttcaaattcgagTCTGGCGTTagtgtaacagtgaatggcgaacgtaTTGCcctatgataaacgactttttgatgttgGAAATTGaaacccgtgatctccacagcacttgattccaacaagaaggcgtaacttgccatacagcaaGTGGAACAatagatttactgcgtcgtcgtgtcggtgagcaatttatctctcgtctcgaaccagtggattgaccactgagatcgtgtgatatcaaacctgtggatttttatttgtgggggcatgtaaagtttaaatgcttggtggataaaccagcttcgattgaggcattggaagtcaacattactaaagttattaacgagatatcgaccgaagtcctcagctagtcattcaaaattggtgtctaCTGATTCCCGAATCACGGCGCAGTTGCGGGAAACATTTGAAATGTAATGAATGGTTctactcaaaaataataaagattgcacaattaattagaattttcgtcactttatttcaatttcaaatccgatacctctcaattgatcaccctttacttttgtttgcaaaaataccAAACTTGTGTGAATGTTTAATTACTTGTACTCATAGTTGAATATTTTACACTGTAATGTAAAACCATAGCTTATCGGCATTTCCACTTTGCAAAGAGCATCATCTATCGGTATATTTATAGAGTTGATCTGCAGCACAAACAAAGGCTCACAAGCcatagcaaataattttttcaacataaaatGTAGGCTTTGATATTagtattcaaaaaatgtaacaaata
Coding sequences within:
- the LOC129253424 gene encoding putative cysteine proteinase CG12163 isoform X2; this encodes MRLAVGATAIIVALSLLSVVAGQDADAAEEIHARAKRSYNVPGGVSKLENKDAEQRLQASLDKLAAGDDGPNYRISKIYSATTQIVSGTLTKIDAELIDENDVAIRCNIKIFAKPWLPNGIEVTFKCPNKELVKRRHSRSVEHLEKKTHKKRNHHSLDKTEHLFSKFQIKYNRRYHTAMERQMRLRIFKQNLQTIHDLNSKEMGSAKYGITEFADLTSTEYKQRTGLWQRSEDKPSKNAPAVIPDVELPKEFDWREKGVISKVKNQGMCGSCWAFSVTGNVEGLHAVKTGKLEEYSEQELLDCDTTDSACNGGLMDNAYEAIQHIGGLELESDYPYEGHKDQCQFKKSLVHVKVKGGVDLPKNETAIAQWLITNGPISIGINANAMQFYRGGVSHPWKALCSKKNLDHGVLIVGYGVSDYPMFKKTLPYWIVKNSWGPKWGEQGYYRVYRGDNTCGVSEMASSAVLED